Sequence from the Mycobacterium florentinum genome:
GAACGTCCAGTGCGGGTAGTCCGAGGAGAACAGCAGGATCTTCTCGCACTCCATCCATTCCAGCGCCCGGGTCAGCTCGGTCTTGTCTTCCGGGTAGTCCAGCGGCTGGGTGGTGAACTTGATGTGGTCCTTGACGTACTCCGAGGGCCTGCGCTTGATGTCCACCCACGACTTGCGTGCTTCGTAGATCGCGTCCATCCGCCACATCAGCGGCAGGATCCAGGTGAACGCGTGCTCGACGAAGACGATCCGCAGCGTCGGGAACCGGTCGAAGACGCCGTCGAAGATCAGGCTCATCACCTGGTTCGCGGCCAGCAGCGAGTAGGTCACCATGAAGTCGTGGTTGTAGCTGGGGAATCCGACCGGCGGGATCGGTAGCTCGTCGAATTGGCTGCGCGACAGGTGGCAGCTCACCGTGATGTCGTGCTTGGTGGCGGCGGCCCAGATCGGGTCGTATTTCGGGTGGCCCCAGGACGGCCGCGGCTCGGCCTTGATCAGAATCTGCGCCATGAACGGGTGCCCGGCCCATTTCTCGATTTCGCGCGCGGACTCTTCGGGCTCCTCGATGGCGGCGCAAATCGAACCGCGCCACCGCTCGTGCCAGTTGTTGTGACTGTCCAGCCAGTGATTGGCCTGCCAGTCGTTCAGCGCGGCCGACATCGCGTGCTGCGCTTCGGGCAGCCGCGCCGGGTAGGCGGCCGGCTCCAGGATCGCGATGTCGGAGCCCGCCTCCATGATCAGCTGACGAAACGCCATATTCGGGTCGCTGCACGGGAATTCGCCGTTGGCCGGGAAGGTGTCCACGCGCATCGCGTAGGAGTGCGCGTAGTCGGGGGCGTCATAGTAGATCTGCTCACCCACGGCGCGGGTGAGGAAGTACTTGCTGCGCCAGGGCTCG
This genomic interval carries:
- a CDS encoding amidohydrolase family protein; protein product: MTLTHSQERVPATERIAVRCVDSDVHPAPKRGELVPYIPEPWRSKYFLTRAVGEQIYYDAPDYAHSYAMRVDTFPANGEFPCSDPNMAFRQLIMEAGSDIAILEPAAYPARLPEAQHAMSAALNDWQANHWLDSHNNWHERWRGSICAAIEEPEESAREIEKWAGHPFMAQILIKAEPRPSWGHPKYDPIWAAATKHDITVSCHLSRSQFDELPIPPVGFPSYNHDFMVTYSLLAANQVMSLIFDGVFDRFPTLRIVFVEHAFTWILPLMWRMDAIYEARKSWVDIKRRPSEYVKDHIKFTTQPLDYPEDKTELTRALEWMECEKILLFSSDYPHWTFDDPRWLVKHLPKHARDAVMYKNGIATYHLPETVPVLEGQTRVL